Proteins encoded in a region of the Teredinibacter purpureus genome:
- a CDS encoding helix-turn-helix domain-containing protein, with amino-acid sequence MDRLRVIGIVGGEGHGRNARFARRVNEAIDLLWLAEGLAVSSKPVPLAVNVIWGWANDPKLKEKPLPAEYVRPAVRAAKILGVELGPHDLRPDVYGQPLAA; translated from the coding sequence ATGGATAGATTGCGAGTGATTGGTATTGTCGGTGGTGAGGGGCATGGGCGTAATGCGCGCTTTGCTCGTCGCGTTAATGAGGCGATTGATTTGTTGTGGTTGGCAGAGGGGTTGGCTGTGAGTAGCAAGCCTGTTCCGTTGGCGGTGAATGTGATTTGGGGTTGGGCTAATGATCCTAAGCTGAAAGAGAAGCCTTTGCCTGCTGAGTATGTGCGCCCGGCTGTGCGAGCGGCAAAAATTTTGGGGGTTGAGTTAGGTCCGCATGATTTGCGGCCGGATGTGTACGGCCAGCCGTTGGCGGCGTAG
- a CDS encoding helix-turn-helix domain-containing protein, whose amino-acid sequence MPINPPNQPFDPATWLNMNLGRRLAWARKHIKVTQVILSQLSGIGQSTITGIEANNRESSKYAAQLAKALDLNLEWLVDGTGQPWGNPNTTADRELTPEMKKLEPETWAILTQMAKQLNLLESTHNKDDNNGKN is encoded by the coding sequence ATGCCAATCAACCCACCCAACCAACCATTCGACCCCGCCACATGGCTCAACATGAACCTTGGCCGCCGCCTCGCATGGGCCAGAAAACACATAAAAGTTACGCAAGTCATACTGAGCCAACTATCAGGCATAGGACAAAGCACCATCACAGGAATAGAAGCCAACAATAGAGAATCCAGCAAATACGCAGCACAACTAGCAAAAGCCCTCGATTTAAACCTAGAGTGGCTTGTGGACGGCACAGGCCAACCCTGGGGGAACCCAAATACAACAGCAGACCGCGAACTAACGCCAGAAATGAAAAAACTTGAGCCAGAAACGTGGGCAATACTCACCCAAATGGCCAAGCAGCTTAACCTTCTAGAGAGCACCCACAACAAGGACGATAACAATGGAAAAAACTAA
- a CDS encoding helix-turn-helix domain-containing protein, which produces MFRYERLVKARQAVGLTQRQLGERLGCSGSAVAQWETGETANIRLEYLFLLADISGYSARWLATGRGAARLFKWVPEEGFAALVARLDSDERWQLMQALEQIDD; this is translated from the coding sequence ATGTTTAGATATGAGCGATTAGTAAAGGCGCGGCAGGCGGTAGGGTTAACTCAGCGGCAGTTGGGTGAGCGTTTGGGGTGCAGTGGTAGCGCGGTGGCGCAGTGGGAAACTGGCGAGACGGCCAATATTCGGCTGGAGTATTTGTTTTTGCTGGCGGATATTAGCGGTTATTCGGCGCGTTGGTTGGCGACGGGGCGCGGTGCCGCACGGCTGTTTAAATGGGTGCCCGAGGAGGGGTTTGCCGCGCTGGTTGCACGGTTAGATAGTGATGAGCGCTGGCAGTTGATGCAGGCGCTAGAGCAGATTGATGATTAG
- a CDS encoding response regulator transcription factor, whose product MHNTQPQLYAPLGKRELEMLKLAVTGHSNKEITNIMNIKISTLYKMWGSVFYKLAANNSRQAIAAAQQLNIVHIGMIALLTLPAIARPRSPMRPLPRPASTARIYSTPLGTHA is encoded by the coding sequence ATGCATAACACACAGCCACAGCTTTACGCCCCACTGGGCAAGCGCGAACTCGAAATGCTAAAGCTGGCCGTAACAGGCCACAGCAACAAAGAGATCACCAACATAATGAACATTAAAATCAGCACGCTATACAAAATGTGGGGCAGCGTATTTTACAAGCTAGCCGCCAACAACTCGCGCCAAGCCATTGCCGCTGCACAGCAATTAAACATTGTACACATCGGCATGATAGCTCTACTCACATTACCCGCCATTGCGCGGCCACGCAGCCCTATGCGCCCATTACCGCGCCCCGCTAGCACCGCCCGCATCTACAGCACACCACTAGGAACTCACGCATGA
- a CDS encoding deoxynucleotide monophosphate kinase family protein yields the protein MTYIIGIAGISGAGKSTTADILKSELNLPEFTLAHPVKSACASALGISLEYFLTIDKKQYLSLIGCTVREFMQKMGDLLLHQNPYALTTACGIRITQHKKQNPSSNGLIISDLRTEEECEWLRNLGGVVFHIKSNSQPLHPHRTEAAPPIKVGDSIIDNTTGDIDDLHEKVLAIADQIKILMTDTACNQNTAA from the coding sequence ATGACATACATAATAGGCATAGCAGGCATTAGCGGTGCAGGAAAATCTACCACCGCCGACATATTAAAAAGCGAACTAAACCTACCTGAATTTACACTCGCGCACCCCGTAAAATCGGCCTGCGCCAGCGCCCTTGGCATAAGCTTAGAATACTTTTTAACAATCGATAAAAAACAATACCTCTCGCTTATCGGCTGCACCGTGCGCGAATTTATGCAAAAAATGGGCGACCTACTACTACACCAAAACCCCTACGCACTCACCACCGCATGCGGCATACGCATAACCCAGCATAAAAAACAAAACCCCAGCAGCAACGGCCTAATTATTTCAGACCTACGCACAGAAGAGGAATGCGAATGGCTACGCAATTTAGGCGGCGTTGTCTTTCACATAAAAAGTAACAGCCAACCACTACACCCACACCGCACCGAAGCTGCACCACCAATAAAAGTGGGCGACAGCATTATCGACAACACCACCGGCGACATAGACGACCTACACGAAAAAGTACTCGCCATCGCCGACCAAATAAAAATATTAATGACCGACACGGCATGCAACCAAAACACAGCAGCCTAA
- a CDS encoding pyocin activator PrtN family protein — translation MNTHTTPNGLSTVFILMAEYQQADIPLDIIAEKYFAHDKDKMQRYARGFKYPFPVFRGGTQKSQWLVNVNDLANWIDQKRSEAQHQQQTLSAA, via the coding sequence ATGAACACACACACAACGCCCAACGGCCTCAGCACCGTTTTTATATTAATGGCCGAATACCAACAGGCCGACATACCGCTAGACATTATTGCCGAAAAATATTTCGCGCACGATAAAGACAAAATGCAACGCTACGCCCGAGGCTTTAAATACCCCTTCCCCGTATTTCGTGGCGGCACCCAAAAAAGCCAATGGCTGGTAAACGTTAACGATCTAGCGAACTGGATAGATCAAAAACGCAGCGAAGCCCAACACCAACAGCAAACACTAAGCGCCGCCTAA
- a CDS encoding tyrosine-type recombinase/integrase — protein sequence MARPKKPRLFNGIQLANNLYPDPKKRVNRWQYLRPDGTKMGFIADTAHQANAIAEQANAERASYQPATEIKKGLTPIGALVDDFIVYRERNSPNLRTARSWKNRRYALQKFGREFSMPPSRLTRPAIQAWWDQLTHSQQKLRHAEFRRAFNYWLGRDLFKQLTYNPFTTADDRPRLYSREKPDRARLRLELKQFWAIYQEAGKLGYEGLQIAMGISLLTFMREGDILNLRIDQHINDSILKTVISKSAAQKGHTKATRLQWDNERHTLLRNLTNRGRELSMKNMRSPFLISYISKRRDREYRSKLKIHKGQIPKERFAKQFRDARDATGLWNDIPQNKTPPTFHEIRSLADATAKTAGYKTSQIQLAMAHSDEAQTLQYLANHELPHDDVEVVFTEEMIGGKF from the coding sequence ATGGCCAGACCCAAAAAACCACGACTATTTAACGGCATACAGCTGGCCAACAACCTCTACCCCGACCCCAAAAAACGGGTAAACCGCTGGCAATACCTCAGACCGGACGGAACCAAAATGGGCTTTATAGCGGATACTGCTCACCAAGCAAACGCTATCGCCGAACAAGCCAACGCAGAAAGAGCCAGCTACCAGCCCGCGACAGAAATAAAAAAAGGGCTAACACCGATCGGCGCCCTCGTAGACGATTTTATCGTCTACCGCGAACGCAACAGCCCCAACCTGAGAACAGCACGCAGCTGGAAAAACCGCCGATACGCGCTCCAAAAATTTGGCCGCGAATTCTCAATGCCACCGTCCAGGCTCACACGACCCGCAATACAGGCGTGGTGGGACCAACTAACACACAGTCAGCAAAAACTGCGGCACGCCGAATTTCGCCGAGCATTCAATTACTGGCTGGGACGCGACCTATTTAAACAACTCACATACAACCCATTCACAACCGCCGATGACCGACCACGGCTATACTCACGCGAAAAACCCGACAGAGCGCGGCTACGCTTAGAGCTAAAACAGTTTTGGGCAATCTATCAAGAAGCTGGGAAACTGGGATACGAGGGCCTGCAGATCGCCATGGGCATATCGCTATTAACATTTATGCGCGAGGGCGACATTCTCAACCTGAGAATCGACCAACACATCAATGACAGTATATTAAAAACCGTCATCAGTAAATCAGCAGCACAAAAAGGCCACACGAAAGCCACCCGGCTACAATGGGACAACGAGCGACACACCCTATTGCGCAACCTTACAAATCGCGGCCGCGAGCTAAGCATGAAAAACATGCGGAGCCCGTTCTTGATCTCCTACATATCAAAGCGACGCGACCGCGAATACAGAAGCAAGCTAAAAATCCACAAAGGCCAAATACCCAAAGAAAGATTTGCAAAACAATTCAGAGACGCCCGAGACGCCACAGGTCTCTGGAACGACATCCCCCAAAACAAAACCCCGCCCACCTTCCACGAAATAAGATCTCTGGCAGACGCAACAGCGAAAACCGCTGGCTACAAAACCAGCCAAATTCAGCTTGCAATGGCGCACAGCGACGAAGCACAAACGCTGCAATATCTAGCCAACCACGAGCTGCCACACGACGACGTTGAAGTGGTATTCACAGAAGAAATGATTGGCGGGAAGTTTTAG